The Scheffersomyces stipitis CBS 6054 chromosome 5, complete sequence genome contains the following window.
GACTAGTCTCAAGTTCGCCAAAAACACTGGCTTCAACAGTCTGTACCGATGCCTTCACTTTGCTGAAATTCAGCAATATTAATGATGCAGAACCACGTCTTGATTCGAAGTCTTTGAGTGACACTGACTCTCCTGGATTAGTCGAGGCATCAATATTCTCTTCGATAGTTCGAGAACCAGATAGTAACGGTTCTGACTTGTAGCATATATCAAAGAAAATATTCCTTGGAGTTATACTAGGATTCTCTGCTGCAATGTTAAACTCCTTCTCTTCTAAATCAAGATTTTGGGAGGAGTTACCACCGTTTGCAGACTTCGCTATATGAAAAATATAATCACGCAAAATAAATACTTTCCACAAACCTTTATCTTCTAATCCAACCGATTTCAACTTAATTAGCCACTGTTTGTCTTCTGGAGATAGTGGAAGTGTAGAAGTACTTCCATTAGCCATTGCAAAAGTCACTTCGGAGTTAAGTTTAGGTAAATAGACAGACTTACCCATATTCTTTGAGAAGGacaccaacttcttcttagaTGTATTTAATTGGTTCAATGTTGAAAAGTTCTTCTGCTGCCAAAATAATGACTTATTGCTAGCATTAAGACACCAAGAAATTGCTAGCTCGTAAACTTGCTTTGTCAAGGGCTTAGTCAAACATGGATACAATGTTTGCCAATTGATAACAGACAAATCGTACGATAAGAACCCTTTAATCAAAGGGTAAAGGAAACAATATCTATCAGCATTGGTTAAGTTCTCACTGATTGAAATTATCAATGTCAAAACTGATTGTCGTATCCATTCGTTTGGATGCAAAAGCAAGTTAATTGAATTTGACAATAGCTCCTTGTAAATCTCTAGAGCATTAAATTCAGTTCTAGGGTTAATTAATCTGGTCTTGACGAATTCATTAAAGATCTCTAATACTTTCAAAACAACAAATTGCTCCAGGTCGCCCAATGCTTGAATCAACAACGGAAGAATATATTGTTCAAATGTGAGAACTCCAACATATGGAGCCAATTTAAGAGTGGAAGACAAAAATGCTAGCTTGAGACCAATGGTGCTAGTTTCGTTAAGGTAAGATATTAAATGAGGTAAGATTATTTCGTTGGTCTTGTCGATTCCAAAAAAATGGCAAAGTGGTAGAATGTTTTCCACAAGACTGATCCTCACCAGAGGGCTAGAATCAGTTAATAGAATGAATGTCAAACcttcaaattgaacatCTAAGAGTGCCTTCGGGATACTCAATGCATTATACAACGTCAAGATATCGTCATTTAAATTTTCGTTCACTGAATAGGAAACAATTTTATTGTAATCTTTCAAGGCATCGCTGTTGAAAGTCTTGGACATCATCCAAAATTTCTTCGAGCAATTTGCCAAGTAAGGAAGACATCCTGCAAGTGTAACCTTGATCATATTACTCTCATCCTTGGGTATGTTCAACAGAGCTATACTAGTAAGTTTTGGTAACAAATACTCAGGGAATGTCAACACATTTATAGGTGTAATGTAAGAACAGGAAAGGAGTAAGGTGGTGATGGAAGTTAAAGCTACGCATGCAACTTTCGAGGAAATCTTTACACTCTGGAACAGTTGAGCATGTGAACGATTCTGTTGAAGAGCGTTGGAGGAGCTTTCTACAAATTCATCTAATAAAGAGCACAATGACGGTAAGGACCGGTCCAATTTACATTCGTCGTTGACCCTTTCAGATAGAGCAAGGATCAACTCGCATGCTTTAATTTTGGAGGAAACCCTTTTGAGTGTCTTCATCAAGCTGAATACAACATTTAACAAGATCACAGCTGCTACATCTGGTCCATCTTTAGAGTAGTTGTTTGGCTTAATGACGTAATCACGAGGCATTCCAGGGAGATTAAGTTTTAATGGTAAGAAACTAGAGctgttctttcttgatttttcCATAGAGTAGTCGAACTCCAAGGCTGTGACGATTTTAtcgaagttgttgtatATCCTGTCTAgcttcaagtcgttgatggaAGCGTTGTCATCATTTTTGTCTAACGTATATAGCTCgttattgttcaagtctgcCATGAAGTCATAAAGGAAGTTGTAGAATACATTAGGAAAGCATTTATCCTTGTAGGAGTCGATCAATTCTTGAGCAGCTACTCTTTTCTCCGGGTCAAATTGGATAAGTTGGTTGATCAATAGTTTGATGTCATTATCCTCAATCGAACTCAAGTCAGGTACAAATTCGTTTCTCTTGTATTTGAACAACTGGGCCAAAGTGAAGGTTGGTTCACCATCTGAATACAATTCAGCTACTACACAGCCTAAACTGAACAAGTCCATTTCATCCGTAAGCCTGTTGACTCCAGAATAGTGACCATCATCGTCGATGTTTTGTATTACATTGGTGTTATCGTTAGTGTTGTAGAACCTCTCTGGAGCTAAATAGCATACTCTTCTGTCCGAACTATCAAAGTAGAACGAGAACTGATTTGGATTATCCTCGGGGATATACGTTGGTTTTGTGTATTCGGCAAAGTCTGCCACCATGAGCCAGTTCCATGAGGTTACAAGGAAGTTTTCTAGCTTTAAATCACCGTGTCTTACATGTAGAGAATGGAGGTCGCTTACTATTTTCAACATCTGAAATACTAAAAACAACTTCTCTACGGGATCTAGAAATGGCCTAAGTGAAAGTCGATCATACAAGTTGGTCTTTGCCATCTGCCGGATGATATAGCCAGCCCTGTCAGTTTCTATGATCTTGTGCCAGGGCAAAACGTTGTGGAATGGTGCTACGACTGAAGCCAGTTTGGCTAGCAATTCTGTGACTTCTTCGAGTCGAAGACTGTAATTGGACGAGGCAGTCTGTGTTGGTTTGATGAGAATTTTGATGATAACGAGATTGCCTGACTTGGTATCCACAGCCTTTATCGTTTTAAGAAAACGGGAGTTGTTGAGGAGCTCCACGTACTGGAAGGACTCTAGAACGTCTACATAGGACGAGATCGCTACTGTGGCCGCAGAGGGCGCCAAGAGCGACAACCGTGCTCCCATTGGCAGATATGACGATTGTGCGAGAGAAAGGATAGGCTATTATGGAGATTTCACTATCCAATGGTTGGTAAACTTGAGTTGTATTGAACTTCTGGAGAACGATTGTGATTAGAGAGGTTCAGATAGAGGCTCATTATCTTTGTGCCTCCTTTTAAGAATGCGACtcacagaagaaatgagCAGAGTTAAGTAGGAGAAGTTTTCAGCACAAATTAAGGAGAAATGCGCTAAAGAAGACAGAGACGATAATTCTACGTGAGATTCCTACCGTTGAGGTTTTGTAGTTTTATAGAAaatcagaagttgaatgGGCCTTCGGTAGTTATTTGTCGGCGACTTTAACTGTGAAAATGTTAACTATGTGATAATctcaaattgaaaaattcatgGAGTGCGAAATCAAGTTGCAAATGAATTTCTATGATTTATTTCTGGGCCTTGAAAGACAACAGTCACTGGAAACCTGTAATTGGATTATactatcttgaagagaatcCCAAGAGAGCCGAACTTTAGTAGATATTAGGATTAAACAACAGCTGAATTATAGCATCTGGAATCGGAATCACAAGCTACCTAACAATCCTAACGTAACCATACCTGATACCAATTGATATCACCCATCGCTacaaattgatgaaatatCAAAACATTTGATAACTCTGATAGATCATCGTCCCCAAGCTGATACTCCTACAGTAGCCTACAATTTGTATTTGACCAAATCGTATATCGCAGATAATGGATCGTTCTacaaaaagacaaaagtTGGAAGACACCCCAAGAGCCACAATGGATGCAACATTTGGCCAGTATCCAGCcttttcagtagaaacatCCGACGAAGACAACGATGTGGCACTTTACTTGCAGTCGGTACGAAGAGAAGCGGAAGAAGACAGCTGTGTTCATTTTGTTGAACGACATGAAGTAGAAGCCACTAAAGAGAATTCAGATATCGATAAAGCCATAGACTCAAAAATATCTACTACAGAATCACATCCACTCGACCAATGGTCAGAAGACCTTCTAACGCGATTCGAGTCGCTCAAACAACAACTACAAACCCTACAGACAGAGATACATTCTTCAGTGCCGTCTGATTTCGAAGTTCCAGACACAGCTAACCAATGGAGAAAGTTCGTATTTGAACATGAACCACCATCGATAGTGTATTTCTACAAAAATATAGAACGTGCTACGGTCATCAAACTTTTGGTGTACTTCACGAAATGGCTAACTCTTTCAAGTTCGGCTGTGCTTTCCAGGTGGATCTGGATAGCTCTCATAAGAATTGACAATCTTCTAGATCCAAACGAATGCTCGGTGATAAGAGACTTGGCAAAGAAGGCATCGAAGTTGTCCAGCAAAGATGTTGACAATGCTACACCTGCTTCCAAATACACTATCAATATGATTTTGGTGCTAGTGAGAAACTACTACGGCCAAAGAGACCTTCTAGATGCAAAGTATTTGTAATAGAGCAGAATCTATGAAAGAATGtcaagtacaacaagaacGTATTCTTTACTCCAAAACCCACTTCTGTTGTATCATAGCGGTTTATTAGTCTTTCTCTCCGTAAAAGAGTATAAGGAATAATTGAGGCTCATAACTTTCgttttcacgtgacctgAACGATAACTCTCAGAGATTTCAAAGCGatcaaagatgaaaaatcGACATAAATCTCTGATTGTTCAGACCAAAAAATCCATAGAAACACATAAAAAATGGCCAAAATCAATGCTAACTTGGTTGTTCCGTAAGTAACACTGTTTAGTTGGGGATTCTGTAATTTTCAGCGAATTTTCATCTGATTCGCTGTGAGAATCGCATTATCCACAATTTTCTACTTGACTTGTACTAACTTTTCTCAAGATACAAGCACTCTCCAGCCAAAGCACGTAATGAAGCATCTGGTATGCTTGCCCAGTCGTTGCCTATGGCCGCCATGTTCATGAGAAACAAGATGTTGGCGTGGTCTGCTGTCTTTTTGGCTGTGCAATCGTACTTGAACGAGCCTCTTAACAAGCCAGCTGAAGCTGCAGACTCCAACTCCACTCCTAGTCAGCCACCTTTGTTGAGAGTCTTGTTTGCTTTCATTGGTTTGGTAACATGTTACCTTGATCTCATTTTCCCAGGCACCAGTCCTTATGCAAGAAGAGCTGTCACCGAAGCTGTATCCGAGACTGTTAGCACTGCTGTCTCAAGTGCTACCTAATTTAAAAATGAGACCAATTCTAATTCTAATTCTACTTTTAAGATACGACTACAATAATTTGACTATCTATAAGCTAATGTTACAATACGAATATATACACCTGAATAATACACTTGtagaatatataatttaACGCTCTACAGCCTCTAGTCCcactatttccattttAGCACCACGCTATCAGCTCCACTGTAGGAAACAGAGATGTTGGACGACTCGTTATCCCACTTGACGTCACAAATACCTACCTTGGTGTCGTCATTGTCGACATGATCTGGAATCTGGAAGTTATACACTGCTAGACATCTGACAAAGTCACGAGGATCGTTCTTGGAGTAGCGACTCAAGGAAACGTCCCAGACAGTGACTCGTCCCAAATCATCAGCTAAGGCTAAATATTCTTGGTTGGGCGATAAAGAAGCATCAAACACCAACAAGTCGTGTGAATGGTGGAAATCATCGTCGCTATCGAGTTTAAAGTTGTCCTTGTAGCTAAAGAGATCTGAACTCTTGATGGTTTCTCCGGTAGAGCAATTCCAAATGTTAAGTATACCTTCCATTGAAACACTGAGCAAGGTACTGACATCATCAAACCCCTCGAGCCATTCCAAGGCTACAATAGGCGATGTGTGGAGTTTTGAGGTTTCGTCTTTCGTGGTATTCAAATCCAAACTCTCCTGGGAAGATCCTCGGATCCACACTTTTATGAGGTAGTCGTAGtcagaacaagaagctAGCAACTTCGATTTGTTATTAAGTTTAAGCAAGGAGATGCTGTTTTCATGGCCATGGAGAAATCCTATAGTTTGGACATCGAGCTGGTTCAAGCTGCCAAACTGTTGTGGTGTAATTGAGTATATCTTTATCGAGTTTTTCACTGTCGAAAGTGCAAATTTATCTTCATTGAGCCAGCATGCCGTAATTACGGATATGTTATCTGCTGGAGCTACAGGTGGATTGATTTGTTTAATCAAGGAAAGCGTGTTTCCGTCCCAGAGACTGACCTGGTTGTTACTgtccaaagaaagaagaagttggccatTCTCGTTCCAGAGCACATTCGTTATCACTGAAGACGTCCTTTCTATTGGTTCAACATCAGACGCGGATACGGGTATATCGTCCGAGAGCAAGTTTGCAATGTTGCGCAACTTTCCGTCCGGAGACCATGCACGTAGTTCTCCGTTTATCCCGGCTGTGATTATCAAGTTTCCTTGTGGAGCCCAAGAAACAATGTTGATTTcgtttttcaagttcagaaTATTGGGATGCACCAACGTCACTGATTCAGCAATGGCGCCGTCTTTGATAGCATTGATGACGGCACTAGAGTTGCTCTTCCCGTAGGCAAACACTGACGTACTTGGATGCCATTCGGACGTTAGACTCTGGCCATAAGTGATTATAGGCTGCAACGACTGGGTAGTGAAGCTCTTAGGAATCATTTGAGAATCTTCAGGTTCAGCAAGATCATTCTGTATTTGATTTTCGTGATTACTGTCACTTTGGTTGTCATTCGATGTCTCGTCTTTCATTTCTacgtcttcatcttcatgAGTGCCGTTGAGTTTGGCTTCTGCCTTCAGCAAAAAGCGTTTGctgacttcttccttttcttcactaCTTGTGTCTAGTTCGAGATGGTCAGAAAGCAAGGCGCCAAATAACGATAGTTTTGACCCATCGGTATCATCTTTGTCTCTttcggcttcttcttcagctaGCGAGAACAAAATGCCTTTTTGCACCAAGTTGACGAGACACCCTGGTTCAATCTTGGAAATTATGGCAGACGACGTTTCTGATTCATAATGCAGGCAGGAAGCAATTTTCTCGAGAGCGAACGCCGCTAGTTCGAATCCCGCTTCCTGGAGGTAGCGCCACACCAAATAGTTGAGTTCCCTGCTGGTCAAGGACATGCTGatgtagaaaagagaaatgTAATTGGTTTAGAAATTTGTTGTAGATAAATCTGGTGCAGGAGGCTGGTtaaaatgaaaatgagaaaatGAGAATAGCGAGAGTAGTGAGAAAAAAGTGAGAGAGAAGAATATTTTAGGGAGAATAGTGAGAGTAAAATAGAGAGCCTGAAACGAACATTTATGTCAAATTTGCTGATAACATGGATTGATTGTTTATATTTGATAAAGATCTTATAAGACCAGAAATAGTACTCCCTCCTCAATAAGTCTAGTTCTCACTTTTTAAACCTATTCACTATTCTCTGCGTACTTATTCTTTCTGAGTATTCTCActtttctcgctattcCCAATATTCTCAGTGTCTTCCTTGATTTTCCTCTCTAACTGCCCTCGCTAATTTTTGAAGTCGTACACTATTCCAAATATTTATTCAATATTTATTTAGTTGTCTTGATCTGaatttcacttcttctttagcAATTCTCCATGGATACCGATTTAAAATTGTCCCACAGAAAAAGCAGGGCTCCGTGGCAGAGTTCTGGGCCGTCGGCCAAAGCAAACAATCCCTATGGCCGAAACGTGTCTGGCGCTCTGAATCCATATGCCACCCACGACAATAAGAGCAGGCACACCGATTATGAAGACAATAACAGGAATGTCTACAATACCAATTCCAATAGCAATAATAACAGTAACAACAttaataacaataatagcaatAGCAATTCCATTGGTAATCAGACCATTGGTAATCAGATTGCTGCAAATAACACAAACAATAAGAATTATACATCTAAAAGTAATGCTAGCAAAGTCTCTGGCtattctgattctgattaCCAGCCTGTCAATGCCAACGCCGCCGCCAGAAAACACACCAGAAGACTCAGTATCCATGCATCCGCTGTAGCCCACGCACACGGCAAGTCGTTTTCGCAGGCTGCCCCACCAGCGTTGGATTTACTTAACTTGCCTCCACTCCCCAAGATAAGCACGTCTGACTCCAGAATGGCTGAcaagccagaagaagacgagttcaatgtagaaaagaaaatctCGACCGATTTGGCGAACGGATCCGCTGCAGATATCGACGACTACTACAAGTTGTTGCAGAAACAGAAGGCACTTGTGATTAGAGATATCAAACAGAACATCaaccagaatcagaagaacaTTCTCCAGCTTACAGACGACTTGAAAGATACGCAAGATGAgcttttgcaattgagaGTTCTTACGAGAGATCTCTACGAAGTTCTAGATTATTTCAAAGATACAGCCCAAAGACGGTTagatttggaattggaacCTCAGCTGAACCAAAACCAGGCTATCCAGTCAACTTCTACGATCTCACTTAAATTGCCGCCCAAAAAACGGGACAGATCATCAATCTTGGTCCTTGAAAAGATCTGGGCCAATGAACTCCAATCACTTTTCAAACACGTAGAAGGTGCTTCCAAGTATGTCCAGGCACTACCAGGTAGACATGTGCTCGCAGAAAGTGGCCGGTGGCAGGAAGTCAATGTAGGAACATGGAAGCCCAACAATTTGGCGCACTTGTTTGTACTCAACGACTTACTTTTGATTGCTGGAAAGAAGGCATTGCAAGACGGAGGAGGCAGCAAGTCTCGACTCCAGGCTGTCCAATGCTGGCCATTGAACCAAGTACTTCTCACAGAGATCCATGCGCCCAATACGCTTCACAAACAGGACGATACGAAGGTGTAtctcatcaacatcaagtcTAAGACATTGAGCTATGTTTACCAGACAGATAGATATGAtcatttcttgaaaataacAGAAGCATACAATAAGGGCAGAAATGAATTGCTCCAGAAAGACCGGCTCAAAAACGCCGGCAGAACGTCTGGAATAGATTTTGGGGAttcgaaagaagaaaaacgGCAATTACGCGAATCGCTTAGAAACTCGGGGGTCTATTCTGAAAGTTTGGACGATCTCTCCGGGAAAAGGTTGAGTGGATCCAAGAGAAACAGTGCCGAAGTCTTATTGCAAGACATTTCTGCTCGAGTTCACTCGAGAAACAGATCACATGACTTTGGCACAACTTATGCCAAcatgaagaacaagagccacttcttcaatgaagtTAAATCTCTAGAATCCCGTTTAGACGATATTGATGTAGAGTTGGCCCACAACCAGTACGCAGCAGCAGTCGGTTTGATAGCACACATAGAAGGAAAACTACGTGGCATTGAGAATGCGCTTATCATGAACGAATCTCCAGACAACGACATCAGCGATGAGTTGCTTCTTATTGATGTCACAAGATTAAAGTTGAGTAATAGAAAGGAAAGCGTTCAGAAGTCGTTGATTTTCGACTTACAGTACGACATTGCCAAGTTGACGGACGAAAAAATCGAAAACATTGTCACCTGGTTCGAGAGTTTGGACCAACTTGATAAAGGTGTAGAGTCGTACCTCGCTGCTATGTCGAACCACTTGTCAGAAACTGTCTCTCGTTTGATTGTAGGAGTTCAGGGCTCTACTAAGATTGACGTGGTCAACTATCTTTCCACTTTGGTGGTGATCCACATATCGATTATCAAACGGGCAGTTCTTGtatacaacaagaagatcagccccatcttgaagaaacacAAGGATGGCAATGTAGACTCGAGTAGTTTGATCAACTGGTGTGTAGAAGAGATCACCAAATTGGTTGCTGAAGTTAAAAAACATCTTTACGGTACGCTTCTCACCACAAAAGGAGTGGACCCTGAAACTGACAAACAGGTCTATAAGGTCAAAGACAGAAAATTGTACCACGACTTACAGCAGGTGATTATACCACAACTTGCCGAACTTAAGAACGTTGGCGTGAATGTAGACTTtatctttgaagatattcttTCTGCACAAGACAGAGAATAGATGTAAAACCGTGTATTCGCA
Protein-coding sequences here:
- a CDS encoding predicted protein (go_function protein kinase activity; ATP binding~go_process protein amino acid phosphorylation), with protein sequence MGARLSLLAPSAATVAISSYVDVLESFQYVELLNNSRFLKTIKAVDTKSGNLVIIKILIKPTQTASSNYSLRLEEVTELLAKSASVVAPFHNVLPWHKIIETDRAGYIIRQMAKTNLYDRLSLRPFLDPVEKLFLVFQMLKIVSDLHSLHVRHGDLKLENFLVTSWNWLMVADFAEYTKPTYIPEDNPNQFSFYFDSSDRRVCYLAPERFYNTNDNTNVIQNIDDDGHYSGVNRLTDEMDLFSLGCVVAELYSDGEPTFTLAQLFKYKRNEFVPDLSSIEDNDIKLLINQLIQFDPEKRVAAQELIDSYKDKCFPNVFYNFLYDFMADLNNNELYTLDKNDDNASINDLKLDRIYNNFDKIVTALEFDYSMEKSRKNSSSFLPLKLNLPGMPRDYVIKPNNYSKDGPDVAAVILLNVVFSLMKTLKRVSSKIKACELILALSERVNDECKLDRSLPSLCSLLDEFVESSSNALQQNRSHAQSFQSVKISSKVACVALTSITTLLLSCSYITPINVLTFPEYLLPKLTSIASLNIPKDESNMIKVTLAGCLPYLANCSKKFWMMSKTFNSDALKDYNKIVSYSVNENLNDDILTLYNALSIPKALLDVQFEGLTFILLTDSSPSVRISLVENILPLCHFFGIDKTNEIILPHLISYLNETSTIGLKLAFLSSTLKLAPYVGVLTFEQYILPLLIQALGDSEQFVVLKVLEIFNEFVKTRLINPRTEFNALEIYKELLSNSINLLLHPNEWIRQSVLTLIISISENLTNADRYCFLYPLIKGFLSYDLSVINWQTLYPCLTKPLTKQVYELAISWCLNASNKSLFWQQKNFSTLNQLNTSKKKLVSFSKNMGKSVYLPKLNSEVTFAMANGSTSTLPLSPEDKQWLIKLKSVGLEDKGLWKVFILRDYIFHIAKSANGGNSSQNLDLEEKEFNIAAENPSITPRNIFFDICYKSEPLLSGSRTIEENIDASTNPGESVSLKDFESRRGSASLILSNFSKVKASVQTVEASVFGELETSHEVGNPDSYHQHHHHVHSTKSSNSTHRMFVVNKMKMVTANIKHSYSGLNPYMLNYLNSIDFDPSLSDFPEFGNIVKSTKSSMSTVTDQQPWSPKGILVSQINSGRNSKGEIDGINCLVSGPTSEFFVSGSELGWLRIWDNYRMEKVTSGKHSSLSVNLKSTITSIKFISDRFVMAVTTIDGSIRIFRIDVSRGKSKRIIKYPKVSLIRKYDLVDDYSSEGAYFVNCEFVLTEKQSWLVGITSNSKVVCLDIIKMEKVFELDNPLIHGIPKTFIVDHSGTWLLIGTSQGIICLWDLRFKLLTKVWKVKLQEGQSILSGYSSVRKLVLLPSAFKLNSESDNGMSESGNKAPASYFVMIGGSSESDISVWSIPSFECKLVLSSHVDNPFQKKYSLEELDNTGKVYDIDRIFENIRIDVDGITDSGEDSNHSMTAIKYFSFADGKKNYFISSTWDRRIIAWNLDNIKASTSLNVSNETDFIVNSYNASGQRLINEIFLKDAKAPNYSLEELAKSQSDALARHQDTITAIDVITKPFEMIISADRNGYINLYK
- a CDS encoding predicted protein, encoding MSLTSRELNYLVWRYLQEAGFELAAFALEKIASCSHYESETSSAIISKIEPGCLVNLVQKGILFSLAEEEAERDKDDTDGSKLSLFGALLSDHLELDTSSEEKEEVSKRFLSKAEAKLNGTHEDEDVEMKDETSNDNQSDNSQMIPKSFTTQSLQPIITYGQSLTSEWHPSTSVFAYGKSNSSAVINAIKDGAIAESVTLVHPNISNLKNEINIVSWAPQGNLIITAGINGELRAWSPDGKLRNIANLLSDDIPVSASDVEPIERTSSVITNVLWNENGQLLLSLDSNNQVSLWDGNTLSLIKQINPPVAPADNISVITACWLNEDKFALSTVKNSIKIYSITPQQFGSLNQLDVQTIGFLHGHENSISLLKLNNKSKLLASCSDYDYLIKVWIRGSSQESLDLNTTKDETSKLHTSPIVALEWLEGFDDVSTLLSVSMEGILNIWNCSTGETIKSSDLFSYKDNFKLDSDDDFHHSHDLLVFDASLSPNQEYLALADDLGRVTVWDVSLSRYSKNDPRDFVRCLAVYNFQIPDHVDNDDTKVGICDVKWDNESSNISVSYSGADSVVLKWK
- a CDS encoding predicted protein, translating into MDATFGQYPAFSVETSDEDNDVALYLQSVRREAEEDSCVHFVERHEVEATKENSDIDKAIDSKISTTESHPLDQWSEDLLTRFESLKQQLQTLQTEIHSSVPSDFEVPDTANQWRKFVFEHEPPSIVYFYKNIERATVIKLLVYFTKWLTLSSSAVLSRWIWIALIRIDNLLDPNECSVIRDLAKKASKLSSKDVDNATPASKYTINMILVLVRNYYGQRDLLDAKYL
- a CDS encoding predicted protein; its protein translation is LFSRYKHSPAKARNEASGMLAQSLPMAAMFMRNKMLAWSAVFLAVQSYLNEPLNKPAEAADSNSTPSQPPLLRVLFAFIGLVTCYLDLIFPGTSPYARRAVTEAVSETVST
- a CDS encoding predicted protein, with product MDTDLKLSHRKSRAPWQNNNRNVYNTNSNSNNNSNNINNNNSNSNSIGNQTIGNQIAANNTNNKNYTSKSNASKVSGYSDSDYQPVNANAAARKHTRRLSIHASAVAHAHGKSFSQAAPPALDLLNLPPLPKISTSDSRMADKPEEDEFNVEKKISTDLANGSAADIDDYYKLLQKQKALVIRDIKQNINQNQKNILQLTDDLKDTQDELLQLRVLTRDLYEVLDYFKDTAQRRLDLELEPQSNQNQAIQSTSTISLKLPPKKRDRSSILVLEKIWANELQSLFKHVEGASKYVQALPGRHVLAESGRWQEVNVGTWKPNNLAHLFVLNDLLLIAGKKALQDGGGSKSRLQAVQCWPLNQVLLTEIHAPNTLHKQDDTKVYLINIKSKTLSYVYQTDRYDHFLKITEAYNKGRNELLQKDRLKNAGRTSGIDFGDSKEEKRQLRESLRNSGVYSESLDDLSGKRLSGSKRNSAEVLLQDISARVHSRNRSHDFGTTYANMKNKSHFFNEVKSLESRLDDIDVELAHNQYAAAVGLIAHIEGKLRGIENALIMNESPDNDISDELLLIDVTRLKLSNRKESVQKSLIFDLQYDIAKLTDEKIENIVTWFESLDQLDKGVESYLAAMSNHLSETVSRLIVGVQGSTKIDVVNYLSTLVVIHISIIKRAVLVYNKKISPILKKHKDGNVDSSSLINWCVEEITKLVAEVKKHLYGTLLTTKGVDPETDKQVYKVKDRKLYHDLQQVIIPQLAELKNVGVNVDFIFEDILSAQDRE